One stretch of Equus przewalskii isolate Varuska chromosome 9, EquPr2, whole genome shotgun sequence DNA includes these proteins:
- the LOC103541593 gene encoding trace amine-associated receptor 8-like → MSRGLSTPAVVQLCYEGVNGSCIKTPYLPGARVLLYAAFGLGAVLAVFGNLLVVTAILHFKQLHSPANFLLASLACADFLVGVTVMPFSMVRSVESCWYFGARFCALHSCCDAAFCYSSLFHLCCISIDRYIAVTDPLVYPAKFTASVSGMCVSISWILPLVYSGAVFYTGVSNDGMEELVSALNCIGGCQIVVNQDWVLIDFLLFFIPTLVMIILYSKIFLVVKQQAIKIEHTGGKAESSSESYKAGVAKRERKAAKTLGVTVVAFLISWLPYTIDTLVDAFMGFVTPAYIYEICCWGAYYNSAVNPLIYALFYPWFRKAIRVIVSGEVLKDSSSTISLFSE, encoded by the coding sequence ATGAGCCGCGGTCTTTCCACACCTGCCGTGGTGCAGCTCTGCTACGAGGGCGTGAACGGGTCTTGTATTAAAACTCCCTACTTGCCGGGAGCCCGGGTGCTTCTGTACGCAGCGTTTGGCTTGGGCGCTGTGCTGGCTGTGTTTGGAAACCTCCTGGTGGTGACTGCCATTCTTCACTTCAAGCAGCTGCACTCTCCCGCCAACTTTCTCCTCGCCTCTCTGGCCTGCGCTGACTTCCTGGTGGGGGTCACTGTGATGCCCTTCAGCATGGTCAGGTCCGTGGAGAGCTGCTGGTACTTTGGAGCCAGATTCTGTGCCCTCCACAGTTGCTGTGATGCGGCATTTTGttactcttctctcttccacttgTGCTGCATCTCCATCGACAGGTACATTGCTGTCACTGACCCTCTGGTCTATCCCGCCAAGTTCACAGCATCTGTGTCTGGGATGTGCGTCAGCATCTCCTGGATCCTGCCCCTTGTCTACAGCGGTGCTGTGTTCTACACAGGTGTCAGTAACGATGGGATGGAGGAATTAGTAAGTGCCCTCAACTGTATAGGTGGTTGTCAAATTGTTGTAAATCAAGACTGGGTGTTGATAGACTTTCTGTTATTCTTCATACCTACACTTGTCATGATAATTCTTTACAGTAagatttttcttgtagttaaacAACAAGCTATAAAAATTGAGCACACTGGTGGCAAAGCAGAGTCATCCTCGGAGAGTTATAAAGCCGGAGTggccaagagagagagaaaagcagctaAAACCCTGGGCGTCACAGTGGTAGCATTTCTGATTTCATGGTTACCGTATACAATTGACACGCTTGTTGATGCCTTCATGGGCTTCGTAACCCCTGCCTATATTTATGAGATCTGCTGTTGGGGGGCCTATTATAACTCAGCCGTGAACCCTCtgatttatgctttattttatccTTGGTTTAGGAAAGCCATAAGGGTTATTGTGAGTGGGGAAGTTTTGAAGGATAGCTCATCAACCATtagtttattttcagaataa
- the LOC139073417 gene encoding trace amine-associated receptor 9 translates to MADTFSQAAAVELCYENVNGSCVKTPYSPGPRAVLYAVLGVGALLAVLGNLLVIIAILHFKQLHTPTNFLIASLACADFLVGVTVMPFSAVRSVESCWYFGESYCTFHTCFDTSFCFASLFHLCCISVDRYIAVTEPLTYPARFTVSVSGICIILSWFCSLTYSFSVFYTGANGEGIEELVAALTCVGGCQAPLNQNWVLLCFLLFFTPTVAMVLIYGKIFLVAKHQARKIESAASQAQSSSESYKERVAKRERKAAKTLGIAMAAFLVSWLPYIIDAMIDAYMNFITPPYVYEILVWCVYYNSAMNPLIYAFFYPWFRKAVKLIVTGKVLRSDSSIINLFSEEADID, encoded by the coding sequence ATGGCGGACACTTTCTCCCAAGCTGCAGCTGTGGAGCTCTGCTACGAGAACGTGAATGGATCCTGCGTGAAAACCCCTTACTCGCCAGGGCCCCGAGCAGTTCTGTACGCCGTCCTCGGTGTGGGGGCCCTGCTGGCCGTGCTGGGAAACTTACTGGTCATTATTGCCATCCTCCACTTCAAACAGCTGCACACACCTACCAACTTCCTGATCGCGTCCCTGGCCTGCGCTGACTTCTTGGTGGGGGTGACAGTGATGCCCTTCAGCGCCGTGAGGTCTGTGGAGAGCTGCTGGTACTTTGGGGAGAGCTACTGTACATTTCACACGTGCTTTGATACTTCCTTCTGCTTTGCTTCTTTGTTTCACTTATGCTGCATCTCTGTCGATAGATACATTGCTGTTACTGAGCCTCTGACCTATCCAGCCAGGTTTACTGTCTCCGTGTCGGGAATATGCATTATTCTCTCTTGGTTCTGTTCGCTCACATACAGCTTCTCTGTCTTTTACACGGGGGCCAATGGAGAAGGCATCGAGGAGCTAGTAGCTGCTCTCACCTGTGTAGGGGGCTGTCAGGCTCCACTGAATCAAAACTGGGTGCtcctgtgtttccttctcttctttacgCCCACCGTTGCCATGGTGCTTATATATGGTAAGATATTTTTGGTGGCTAAACATCAGGCTAGGAAGATAGAAAGTGCAGCCAGCCAAGCTCAGTCGTCTTCCGAGAGTTACAAGGAAAGAGtcgcaaagagagagagaaaagctgcTAAGACGTTGGGTATTGCTATGGCAGCGTTTCTTGTCTCTTGGCTACCGTACATTATTGATGCCATGATTGATGCTTATATGAACTTTATAACTCCTCCCTATGTTTATGAGATTTTAGTGTGGTGTGTTTAttataattctgctatgaacccCTTGATATATGCTTTCTTTTACCCGTGGTTTCGGAAGGCAGTAAAACTTATTGTAACTGGCAAAGTCTTAAGGAGTGATTCATCAATTATTAATCTGTTTTCTGAGGAAGCAGATATAGATTGA